GGTTAACTAGAATAGGCTAACTAATTTTTATCTAAGGCCCAAATGGCTCATTAAAAAGGGGGTAAAAAACAACAAAGCACAACTGTGAACtgtcaataacaaagaaaaaggagTGAGAAAGGACAAAatttaaaaagggtaaaaaaaacgTTGCCAACAGGAATTGAACTCATAacctcactctcaaaatgaacCTCTTAAACCAATGAACTATGCTTCTCACTAGAACTGAGGGGTTCATTTAAAGCTTATGTAGACATAGTAGTCAAATTTGACCTTATATATACATCGTAATTTTTCAGTTGAGGGTGAACCCCCTGCTTTCCACGTAGGTCCGCCCTTGGTTATGCCCCTTAAATCATAATTGAGTCGCGCGAGAGAAATCAGAGATTTAGCCgaacaaaattgagattttattgATAATAATTCAATACAATTGTTACAATAGTATCCACTACTACAAGATTACTGCGAACCAAACTCCATTGGTAAGCTTCCAAATCTCTTTAGGCTCATCTCCACTTGGGCCTGATCCAGCTGTCATGCATCATCTCGTCCGTTTATTTCATCTCATCCAATGGCTGTCACACAGACACATGGCCTAAGCTGTGCCACCTAATCACTAAGCTACTTTCCCAATTCACACTTTAGGATCTAAGATACAAGATGTAGCTAGCAATGATGTCTCTGATTACAATGCTTCCCATATAAATAACAACCAAGAAATACAATAAAATAGAGAGGCTGCCTATGGAACAGACAGTAACGGCAAGACCAAGTGAATGTGATAAAGTAGCAAACATACCCGTTGCGAATGCAATTACGACTGCTAACATTGACAAGGACAGACATTTACTTGCGAGATCATAAACCTTCtgtaaaatttttaatattagaGGACTTGTATCTGCGATGAGTGCCATGAGGAAGTAGATGAATATGGGAACAGCTGAGCATGTGAAGGCAATGGCATCGGAAACAACAAATGCACGAAATGATATTTTCCTTATTAGAATCGCCATCCCTTTATTAGGGCTATCTGGGTCGCTCTCAAAGCCTCCTGGCAATGTGATACCAGCGGCAAAAGTGATCGTCATTATCAAAGTGGCGACGACAATATGCATTTGAGCCGACTTCATAATACTTTCGACTACTATTTGCTCTGCCTTATTAGCGTTATCGTGATCCTCTTCCCTCTGTTGCAACTTGCCTCCTGTTCCCGTTTCATCATTTGGATTGGGCATGTACTCGTACTTCCGCTTTACCTCAAAGTCACGTTTTCCAAATCGGCCAATGCTACACAAATCCTCCATcaatttctcctattttcatCAATAGTACAGTTTATAGTGAGTCGGTCAAAAAATTTAACACATTAACTTGTCTAACTGAGAACTAATCTGTTCATAGTGTAGGAgacaacaatatcatgaaataGAATTACAGTTTTACTTGATGTTTCAACACCACGTCAAGAATGGTCAGAAAGCTGAAGATTTGTGAGTGCACGCAAATCGTTCTTTCGCTTGACATAATCCTTGAACTAGTATATTAATACTTCACCAGCATATACTCGAGCGCAACCAGTATTTTAAAAACAAATGTGCTGCTGCTTACCTTCTTTGTTGTCGCTGCACATAACAATGCTATATCAAGTGGAGTCTGGTTTTGTTTGTTAAATGACATCTTCTTTGCTCTAGGATGGTTTATTAATTCACGCACATGGTTACCAGAGGCAGCAAGCAAATGGAGAGGAGTGTTGCCGTCGCTATCTGGCTCATCAACAAGGCTGTCGCACTTATCAGAGTCTAATAAGGAGCGGACTACCTCATCTTGATTGTTCAATACGGCAACATGAAGAGCATTTTGACTATTGCTGTTAAGCAAATCTCGACAATCAGGGCAGTGATTTAATAGCTTCTTTATCATGTTTACGTCACCTTCACTTGCTGCAATGTGAATTGCTGT
This genomic stretch from Capsicum annuum cultivar UCD-10X-F1 unplaced genomic scaffold, UCD10Xv1.1 ctg81257, whole genome shotgun sequence harbors:
- the LOC107853677 gene encoding ankyrin repeat-containing protein ITN1-like, which translates into the protein MDPILYSAAMRGNIGDSNFLLADHLKRDEENGYQVTPKGNTVLHVAALYGHSDFAREVLKITPALLCCQNKKNETALHIAANEGHTEVVRVLLACTRDHNTKEKLTRMTDASRDTALHKAVRSQHLDVVKLLVEEDSEFEYPPNHAQETPLYLAAESGFHDALINILESCKKPTYAAGPSNRTPLHAAVIQEHKDCIRSLWRWNKPLCDEPDLWGWNSLHYAVKLGLIDVVSYMLGWKKSLVYLPAGIENDWTTAIHIAASEGDVNMIKKLLNHCPDCRDLLNSNSQNALHVAVLNNQDEVVRSLLDSDKCDSLVDEPDSDGNTPLHLLAASGNHVRELINHPRAKKMSFNKQNQTPLDIALLCAATTKKEKLMEDLCSIGRFGKRDFEVKRKYEYMPNPNDETGTGGKLQQREEDHDNANKAEQIVVESIMKSAQMHIVVATLIMTITFAAGITLPGGFESDPDSPNKGMAILIRKISFRAFVVSDAIAFTCSAVPIFIYFLMALIADTSPLILKILQKVYDLASKCLSLSMLAVVIAFATGMFATLSHSLGLAVTVCSIGSLSILLYFLVVIYMGSIVIRDIIASYILYLRS